From the genome of Salmo salar unplaced genomic scaffold, Ssal_v3.1, whole genome shotgun sequence:
cccaataaaaacacactaccctgctctgtgacctataaaaacacactaccctgctctgtgacctataaaaacacactaccctgctctgtgacctataaaaacacactaccctcctctgtgcccaataaaaacacactaccctcctctgtgcccaataaaaacacactaccctcctctgtgcccaataaaaacacacttccctcctctgtgcccaataaaaacacacttccctcctctgtgcccaataaaaacacacttccctcctctgtgcccaataaaaacacactaccctgctctgtgcccaataaaaacacactaccctcctatgtgcccaataaaaacacactaccctgctctttgcccaataaaaacacactaccctcctctgtgcccaataaaaacacactaccctcctctgtgcccaataaaaacacactaccctgctctgtgacctttaaaaacacactaccctcctctgtgcccaataaaaacacactaccctgctctgtgcccaataaaaacacactaccctcctctgtgcccaataaaaacacactaccctcctctgtgcccaataaaaacacactaccctcctctgtgcccaataaaaacacactaccatgctctgtgcccaataaaaacacactaccatgctctgtgcccaataaaaacacactaccatgctctgtgcccaataaaaaaacactaccctcctctgtgcccaataaaaacacactaccctcctctgtgcccaataaaaacacactaccctgctctgtgcccaataaaaacacactaccctgctctgtgcccaataaaaacacactaccctcctctgtgccctataaaaacacactaccctcctctgtgcccaataaaaacacactaccctcctctgtgcccaataaaaacacactaccctgctctgtgcccaataaaaacacactaccctgctctgtgcccaataaaaacacactaccctgctctgtgcccaataaaaacacactaccctcccctctgcccaataaaaacacactaccctcccctctgcccaataaaaacacactaccctcccctctgcccaataaaatctaaaataaaataaTCCTCAAAGCAACAACAAAACGTTAGACAACTCTCTCCTATTTTGAACTAACCAGTACATTTCAAACTGTCCCTTGGCAAAAGACAATCAAGACTAGTTTATTTGAAAAGCTTAAAAGACATCCCATCACAAATAGTCACATACAGAAGCAGACAAACACTGACCTCCCAGGTCTGACTTAGGCGGCTAACTGCTGCTGTGTTCAGACCCATAACGATGGCAAAGAAAGAGTTGAGGTTCCTCTGGGCTTTACAGCTGAAGAAACAAAGAGTGACACTGTTAACACCAGCTTCATACAGTAATGATACAGGAATACAAACTGTAATTCCTCACTAAACCACAGGAGGGGGCATCCTGTCCATGCATACCTCACTATAATAGAGTATTGTGCAGAGTTCTGTAGTTGAAGTATTGGGCCCTTAGTGAAATGGACCAGTCATACTGCTCTACTTCTGTAGAAGAAAACTTTAGCACATTTTGAGGATGTAACAACTCTGCTCTAAATGCTGGATCCCACTATGTtgtggtcagagaggagaggagaggagaggataggagctCACTGGGCAGCGATCTTGATGAACTTCTTGATGAGTTGGACTCTGTTGCAGAGCGTAGGACACATCAGGACTTCTGTCATCACCCACAGCTGTACCTCATTGCAGCgctgcagcagcagctccagCGCCACCGTGTGGCCACCGCTGGCATGACGGCTGAACGTGAAGTACACCAGCTCTTGCTGTAGTGGAGAggggcaggacagggcagggcaggacagggcagggcagggcagggcaggacagggcaggacaggacagtacaggacagggcaggacagggcaggacaggacagtacaggacaggGGTGAGCTTGTAGAAAGCTTTGAATCACTAATATATTTaattgtgtcctaaatggcaccctattccctttatagcgcactacttttgaccagagctctattggCCTGGTAAAAACAAAAGGTGCACTATAGTGAAtcgggtgccaattgggacgcaTGCATAGTGTAGGTGATGGACAAAAGATGATGTCACGGACCTCATGTATTGAGTTGAAGACACTCCAGTCAAAGTTTGTAAGGGTGACAGCCACGTCCCATGTGTTCATACTCAGCATGCGAGCTGACCTCTGTTGTAGCTCTGCGTTGTCTGTGAACGGGTTCTGAGAGGAGAAATGAATATGATATATGTTCTGTCGGGTTATGTAAGAACATGTTCTTTTCTGGTGTGATATGACCCTGTGGGATATAGGCTGGAAGCATATCCAGTAGGAATCAGGTATATAATGTGATAAACCAAATGCAGAAGTAGCTTGATAGGAGGCCTGAGGACTGTCACCTCTGCTAGATTCATTCACATTGTAGCCTGCTGAGGAACTGCATTGAAGTGGACTCATTGTGATTCCTACCATGACTTCACTCAGATCCTTTCTGCACACATGCAGCCTCCCCACTGCTGTCAGCGAATCAGAGTAGAGCCTGTCCTGAGGCTTCAGGAGGAGTTTCTCTGGAGAGAGGAAGCatcacacacagcacagccattataAATATGTCAGCCAGCGTGTCACCTGCTATCTGGGGTAGATAAGTGTCCCAGTGCCgggttggttctgttctgcaggactcagtcagtgtagggttggttctgttctacagtagtcagtcagtgtagggttggttctgttctacagtagtcagtcagtgtagggttggttctgttccacagtagtcagtcagtgtagggttggttctcTTCTACAGgactcagtcagtgtagggttggttctgttctgcagtagtcagtcagtgtagggttggttctgttctgcagtagtcagtcagtgtagggttggttctgttctgcagtagtcagtcagtgtagggttggttctgttaTACAGGAGTCAGTCAGTGCAGGGTCGGTTCTGTTatacagtagtcagtcagtgtagggttggttctgttctgcagtagtcagtcagtgtagggttggttctgttatacagtagtcagtcagtgtagggttggttctgttctgcaggactcagtcagtgtagggttggttctgttctgcaggactcagtcagtgtagggttggttctgttctgcaggactcagtcagtgtagggttggttctgttctacagtagtcagtcagtgtagggttggttctgttctacagtagtcagtcagtgtagggttggttctgttccacagtagtcagtcagtgtagggttggttctgttccacagtagtcagtcagtgtagggttggttctgttctacagtagtcagtcagtgtagggttggttctgttctacagtagtcagtcagtgtagcCACAGCGGCTGACAACAGAAAACGACTACATGTCAGGACAGCAGGACTTTGTTCATTCCTGCTCGCTTTAGGTGGACAGACTttatatgtgtatactgtatcctagtccaggctcatcctatataactactgctgtacacaccttttctattcatatactgtctttACACATCATTATATGTACATAATATACATGCACAGtatcagtcagaagtttggacacaactactcattcaagggattatctttatttgactattttgtatattgtagaataacagttaaAACATCAAACTAtcaaattacacatatggaatcatgtagtaaccaaaaatgtattttatacttgagattattcaaagtagccaccctttgccgccttgatgacagctttgaacactcttggcattctctcaaacagcttcatgaggaatgtttttccaacagtcttgaaggagttcccacagatgctgagcacttgctggttGCTTATaatttactctgcggtccaactcatcccaaaccatctcaattgggttgaggttgggtgattgtggaggccaggtcatctgatgcagcactccatcactccccttcttggtcaaTTAGCCCAAATGGGCATTGTCctattaaaaaacaaatgatagtctcactaagcacaatccagatgggatggtgtatcgctgcagaatgctgtggtagccatgctggttaagtgtgccttgaattctaaataaatcacagacagtgtcaccagcaatgcagccccacaccatcacacctcctcctccatgcttcacggtgggaaccacacatgctgaaatcatccattcacctactctgcatctcacaaagacatggcagatGGAAGCATAAAatctcaaaggacagatttccactggtctaatgtccattgctcgtgtttcttggcccacacaagtctcttcttcttattggtgtcctttagtaggggtttctttgcagcaattcgcccatgaagacctgattcactcagtctcatctgaacagttgatgttgacatgtctgttacttgaactctgtgaagtatttatttgggctgcaatctgaggtgcagttaactctaatgaactctaatgaatcttctgcagcagaggtaactctgggtcttcctttcctgtggcggtcctcatgggggccagtttcttcatagcgcttgatggtttttgcgactgcacttgaagaaactttcttgaagttcttgaaatgttccgcattgactgaccttcatgtcttaaggtaatgatggactgtcatttctctttgcttatttgagttgttcttgccataatatggacttggtcttttaccaaataggactatcttctgtataccacccctaccttgtcacaacacaactaattggctcaaacgcattaagaaggaaagaaattccagaaattaacttttaacaaagcacacctgttaattgaaatacattccaggtgactacctcatgaatctggttgagagaatgccaagagtgtgcaaagctgtcatcaaggcaaagggtggctactttgaagaatctcaaatataacattgcTTGTTCTGATATTTCCTGAGTTCTCTGTATTTTTtgggattctgtgtgtgtgtgtgtattgtgtttttatttatattatgttttgtattgctaggtattactgcactgttggagctagaaacacaagcatttcgctgcacttgtggtaacatctgcaaatctgtgtacgcgaccaataaacttttgaTTTGATAGGATTTCAACAAgcaggcagtcagacagacagaccattggAACTCTGGTGAATCCCTGTGTGTGTTATGTTGTGGTTAGTTACCTCAACGGTAAATGACAACCAACAGGACCAGCTACTCCAGGTATGGTTAGGTTAGGGTAAGATTAGATACCTCCAGGGTAGGTGACAGTCAGTAGGATCATTTCCTCCAGTGTGTTGTgtatggttaggttagggttagattagaTACCTCCAGGGTAGGTGACAGCCAGCAGGACCAGCTCCTCCAGGGGGACATCCAGTCTCTCAGCCACCTCCTGCAGCAGCCCCTGGGCCACAACACTGGCCAGGCTCCTCACACTCAGATATGAGTCCATGCTCACGTACACATGACACAAcactgaggagggagggagggagagggagaggaaggaaggaaggaacgagagacagagcgagaaagagaacaCTGTTTATCCCATAGAAGTAGAACGAATGGAGTTCGAACTACTGACCATAGCAATTTGAATGGTCAACTTATCGGTGTTCTCAAATGGCTAACCTGCTACATAAAGTGGTACATGAGGTGATGTGTGTGAAGAGGCTGGACCGACTGACACTTTTCTGAACAATGAAATTCTCAATGCTTTCATGTTCAATGATGTCATAATTCACATGCATCACCTCATGTACTGACATCATTGAACATGAAACCATTGGGATTTTCATTGTTCAGAAAAGTCTCATTCTGCCCAGCCTCAAGGATTTCCATTGTTACTCTGTCTACTCACAGTGCTTGCTACCTTAAAAAGAATGGCTCTGAGATGCTCTATACAGAACGTCATCAGCCGACACAAACTTTGGAAACAATGCATGTTGGGAGGAATGTAGGAAGAAGAAATAGAAAGAcaggggctgcatcccaaatggccatagggccctgctcaaaagtagtgcactatatagggaatagggtgccatttgagacgcaggcaGATTTTAGGACCGACTCACCTTCCCTGGTCTCCCTTTGTGTTCTTCTGGTCGGGAGCCCGTTCTCTTTCAGGCTCAGTTGGTGGGAAAGAGCTTTGCTCTAAATAGAAGGACATACAGGGAATTCAGAACACATTCATACTGTGTGAGTAAACATTCTAACTCTTCTGGACTCTTGTGGTTTCTGCAGGAAACAAGAGGACAATAGTATTTAATGACCCAAACGGTTGCAAATAGGCCATAAGGAAACCTGGCTGTTCAAAAGTAAACACATCCCTACAACAGGGatctcaactagattcagccgcgggcccatttttttcttgagcggatgatcaggaggccagaacataattacaaataatttgtagactgtaaattgaccgcaagaagcccaaactgtcacatcctgaccagaaaaggggctgtttgttattgcaggttggtcagggcgtggcaggggttgtttgtttagggtgtttcggggttgtttgggttatgttctatgttagtgtatttctatgttatttctagttggtatatttctatgtggtgtttattgggttgaccttcaattggaggcagctgcttttcgttgcctctgattgaaggtcctatttataggggtgtttgttctatgggggtttgtgggtagttatttcctagtttagtgtttgttgcacctgacgggactgtttggagttgtttgtttttgtatacgtgtttatttagtttttccttcttcaaataaagatgagtatacattttcccgctacGTTTTGGTCTACtcactacgacggccgtgacacaaacagacataatattttactaaaacattatttcaaaccttgcttacatttgtattcaATCACATATGTATATCTCTGTATTATGCGTGGAAATACTTTCTaactgtcacgacaccgacggaaggtggcgcccctcctcgcccgggcggcgctcggcggtcgtcgtcgccggcctactagctgccaccgatcctctgtttcactttctgttggttaggtctaggttaggcacgcacctgttttgtattagttgttaggggggggggtatttagtctagcTAGGTAGGATTgtttttttgtgcgtgattgttctaTGTCAGGACGTATGTTGTTTGAGGAACAAGTGTTACCCTCTGCCTGTGATTTCCGCAGAGGTTATTGTGGGCTGCGTCCCTGCATTGTGTTGGGTTGGGTTTTTGAGCATTTGTTTTATGCGGCCTGCCCTACCTAGTTTT
Proteins encoded in this window:
- the LOC106605879 gene encoding rap guanine nucleotide exchange factor 5 isoform X2 codes for the protein MSTSDLCQALLVHYCSRRHHQGKDKGKEVLDRKRQVLHLVTQWTTLYRDFLREDEHVKLFMKTLYRFLLDDLYEYPTLEKEQKDLQKLLRLHRRHTAEEYSPHRKSKALSHQLSLKENGLPTRRTQRETREVLCHVYVSMDSYLSVRSLASVVAQGLLQEVAERLDVPLEELVLLAVTYPGEKLLLKPQDRLYSDSLTAVGRLHVCRKDLSEVMNPFTDNAELQQRSARMLSMNTWDVAVTLTNFDWSVFNSIHEQELVYFTFSRHASGGHTVALELLLQRCNEVQLWVMTEVLMCPTLCNRVQLIKKFIKIAAHCKAQRNLNSFFAIVMGLNTAAVSRLSQTWEKVPGKLKKVFLELEMLTDPSLNHKAYRDTFRKTKTPKIPFLPLLLKDITFIHEGNKTFLENLVNFEKLHMIADTVRLIRHCQEDHMGNGMPQKSSPEVQAYVDYLHIIDNQQTLFELSHRLEPRV